The following proteins are co-located in the Polystyrenella longa genome:
- a CDS encoding outer membrane protein assembly factor BamB family protein produces the protein MRVTRLTGKLLLALGCFGLFVLAPLRAEELKVAAPTPTSWPSFRNGNLQQGVAGSPLPEELEELWKIDVPDGVVATVAIVGEYVYLPALNGHLICLNLNDGSEVWRYRSLESEDPDEFAPGFRATPQVTEKMVYLGDEDGILHAVDRATGKLVWKYATGDEISGCVAIYNGKVIVGSYDSYLYCLNAKTGAEDWSFETGDRINGSPGVVENFTFVAGCDHHLRVIDIDAGTQKADIPLETYLIASPAIWKDELYVGTQAGEVVAVNWKTEEITWRYTAPSRKMPIHSSAAVTEKHVFVGGHDKLLHAIDRSNGEGLWTFPTRAGIESSPVVVEDRVFFGSRDRNLYGVSVETGKEVFKANLGKSIIAGPAVGENCLVIGTEGSNGTLHCFGSK, from the coding sequence ATGCGCGTTACAAGACTAACTGGAAAACTGCTTTTAGCGTTGGGGTGTTTTGGGCTCTTTGTTCTTGCTCCTTTGAGGGCAGAAGAACTTAAAGTAGCCGCACCAACCCCAACTAGCTGGCCTTCTTTTCGAAATGGGAATTTGCAGCAGGGGGTTGCCGGTTCACCTCTTCCGGAAGAGCTCGAAGAACTTTGGAAGATCGACGTGCCTGATGGTGTTGTCGCCACGGTGGCGATTGTCGGTGAATACGTTTATCTACCAGCACTCAACGGCCATCTGATCTGTTTGAATCTGAATGATGGTTCGGAAGTCTGGCGATATCGGTCGTTGGAAAGTGAAGACCCGGATGAGTTCGCCCCCGGGTTTCGTGCGACTCCGCAGGTGACGGAGAAAATGGTCTATCTGGGCGATGAAGATGGCATTCTGCACGCCGTCGATCGCGCAACGGGCAAGCTTGTCTGGAAGTATGCGACGGGAGACGAAATCAGCGGGTGCGTGGCGATCTATAACGGTAAAGTAATCGTCGGTTCCTATGATTCCTATCTCTACTGTCTGAACGCGAAGACCGGAGCCGAGGACTGGAGTTTCGAAACGGGTGACCGAATCAATGGCTCTCCCGGCGTTGTAGAAAACTTCACCTTCGTGGCGGGATGTGATCATCATCTTCGAGTAATTGATATCGATGCCGGAACCCAGAAAGCCGATATTCCACTGGAGACTTACCTGATCGCCTCACCCGCTATTTGGAAGGATGAGCTTTACGTCGGAACTCAGGCGGGAGAAGTTGTCGCCGTAAACTGGAAGACGGAAGAAATTACCTGGCGATACACAGCACCGTCCCGGAAGATGCCCATACATTCTTCCGCTGCTGTAACAGAGAAGCATGTTTTTGTGGGAGGGCATGATAAACTGCTACACGCAATTGATCGCAGCAATGGAGAGGGGCTCTGGACCTTTCCGACAAGAGCAGGCATTGAGTCTTCCCCCGTCGTGGTAGAGGATCGCGTTTTCTTTGGATCGCGAGACCGAAACTTGTATGGCGTTTCAGTCGAGACGGGTAAAGAAGTCTTCAAAGCAAATCTGGGGAAGTCGATTATCGCCGGGCCCGCTGTAGGTGAGAACTGCCTGGTCATCGGGACTGAAGGTAGCAACGGAACGTTGCACTGCTTTGGAAGCAAATAG
- a CDS encoding sulfur globule protein precursor translates to MKRYLLLSVMAAGLFFVGSNGSVLEAGGRGGHHGGHHGGHHGGHWGGGHHGGHHGGHRGHYGHRGHRSYYGGGYGYRPYYRPYYGNGFQYRGNGFSFGIYK, encoded by the coding sequence ATGAAACGTTACTTACTACTTTCTGTAATGGCTGCTGGTTTGTTCTTCGTCGGTTCTAATGGCAGCGTCCTTGAGGCAGGTGGCCGCGGAGGGCATCATGGCGGGCACCACGGTGGACATCACGGAGGCCATTGGGGTGGTGGACATCATGGCGGACACCACGGTGGACATCGTGGGCATTATGGACACCGGGGACATCGCAGCTACTACGGCGGCGGATACGGATACCGTCCTTACTATCGTCCCTACTACGGCAATGGTTTTCAGTACCGTGGCAACGGATTCTCATTCGGAATCTACAAATAA
- the proC gene encoding pyrroline-5-carboxylate reductase: MSDLKPVNERVGFIGAGQMAIALAKGFLQSGLIQAKQLHASDPNDGNRGKFAEATGGVVQADNRTLIQNVDIIILAVKPQYMPDVLTELKSEINTGQLVISIAAGVSIHAFEKSLGTDQRIIRVMPNTPCQIGAGASGFARGGAATPEDAELTRRMLETVGIAFEVPEIQLDAITGLSGSGPAYVYQIIEALSDGGVLVGLPRNTATKLAAQTLYGAARMVLETGQHPGQLKDAVTSPAGTTITGLAELEEGQLRATLINAVRAATERSRELSN; this comes from the coding sequence ATGTCTGACCTGAAACCTGTAAACGAACGTGTCGGCTTTATCGGTGCGGGACAGATGGCAATCGCTCTTGCCAAAGGGTTCCTTCAATCCGGTCTCATTCAGGCGAAGCAACTCCATGCGAGTGATCCTAATGATGGGAACCGCGGCAAGTTCGCGGAAGCAACGGGCGGTGTAGTACAGGCCGATAACCGGACGCTGATCCAGAACGTCGACATCATTATTCTGGCGGTCAAACCTCAGTATATGCCTGATGTGCTTACCGAATTGAAATCTGAAATTAATACTGGGCAGCTAGTGATCAGCATCGCCGCAGGTGTTTCGATTCACGCGTTCGAGAAAAGTCTGGGTACAGACCAGCGAATCATCCGAGTCATGCCAAACACTCCTTGTCAGATTGGCGCTGGGGCCAGTGGCTTCGCTCGCGGTGGTGCCGCTACGCCAGAGGATGCGGAGCTGACTCGTCGCATGTTGGAAACAGTCGGTATCGCTTTCGAAGTACCCGAAATTCAGCTCGATGCAATCACGGGGCTTTCGGGGAGTGGGCCGGCTTATGTTTACCAGATCATCGAAGCCTTAAGCGACGGCGGCGTGCTTGTCGGTCTTCCTCGGAACACGGCGACCAAACTCGCGGCCCAAACACTTTACGGTGCCGCCCGCATGGTTCTGGAAACAGGCCAGCACCCGGGGCAATTAAAAGACGCCGTCACCAGCCCGGCGGGAACTACCATCACCGGCCTCGCGGAACTGGAAGAAGGTCAACTGCGGGCGACTCTCATCAACGCTGTTCGCGCCGCCACGGAACGATCCCGGGAGTTGTCGAACTAA
- a CDS encoding VOC family protein, with the protein MSDTDPLPSVTPYLVVRHAAEAIAFYKQAFDAKELFVMTLPGTEAILHAQLAIGNSQIMLAEEMPDMNPMSRSPKSLGGSPVTIHLYCDNVDKTFEQAVAAGATVTMELMDAFWGDRYGRLEDPFGHHWSLAQPIEDVAHEEMAKRALELFGGEGS; encoded by the coding sequence ATGTCTGACACGGACCCCCTTCCTTCGGTGACCCCCTATCTGGTCGTTCGCCATGCGGCAGAGGCGATTGCGTTTTACAAACAGGCCTTCGATGCGAAAGAGCTGTTTGTGATGACTCTCCCCGGGACGGAGGCCATTTTGCATGCCCAGTTGGCGATTGGAAATTCGCAGATCATGCTGGCGGAGGAAATGCCCGACATGAATCCCATGAGTCGCAGTCCGAAATCGCTAGGGGGTTCACCCGTGACGATTCACCTTTATTGTGACAATGTCGACAAAACATTCGAGCAAGCCGTTGCTGCCGGTGCGACGGTGACGATGGAATTGATGGACGCCTTCTGGGGCGACCGCTACGGCCGCCTGGAAGATCCCTTCGGCCACCACTGGTCCCTCGCCCAACCGATCGAAGATGTCGCCCACGAAGAGATGGCAAAACGGGCCCTCGAATTATTCGGCGGCGAGGGCTCTTAG
- a CDS encoding SLC13 family permease codes for MITLSVLAIVLLSLIFMKAGPDLILIGGLTLLVITGVVPAEKAIEGFASKGLLTVAFLYVVAEGMRQTGAMNFLGQRWLGTPKGIVRAQAKIALPAAIGSAFINNTPIVAMVMPLMTEWSRKIGISVSHLLLPLSYATILGGMCTLIGTSTTVVLNGTLRDYEGLSEMGMYDISIIGIPIMVIGLAYLLLVSKRLIPERKSAHQEMSNAREYSVEMLLEPTSPLVGQTIEQAGLRSLPGMYLIEIERQEDVIPAVSPQERLMGNDRLIFVGVVDSVIDLQKFPGLKTAADQQFRLEKRHNDRVLIEAVVANSFPFKNRTIRDCRFRSYYNAAVIAVTRDGQRVDKKIGDITLESGDTLLLEARPSFLEAQRNSRDFYLVSEVQNSRAPRHERAWAARIILIGMIILVSFQFFGIDMLKGSMLAACVMIATRCCRASEAKASIDLSVLLTIAAGIGLGEAMIYTETHNYLAGKFVSGIDYMGDDLRNNPRLALAIMCGLTMLFNNIITAKAAGLLCLPISVAVARELGVDPWPFAIAVIIGAASSFATPHGYQTNQMIYGPGGYKLRDYMVIGIPLSLIVCLITTIITPLWWPF; via the coding sequence ATGATAACGCTAAGTGTTCTGGCCATTGTGCTGCTTAGCCTGATATTCATGAAAGCGGGTCCCGACTTAATACTAATTGGCGGATTGACACTCCTCGTGATCACCGGAGTGGTTCCGGCTGAAAAAGCGATTGAAGGTTTCGCCAGCAAAGGCTTGTTAACCGTCGCCTTTTTATATGTCGTGGCAGAAGGAATGCGGCAGACGGGGGCGATGAATTTTCTGGGCCAGCGTTGGCTCGGTACGCCCAAAGGCATCGTCCGCGCTCAAGCTAAGATTGCCCTCCCCGCCGCGATAGGCAGTGCGTTTATCAACAACACGCCAATCGTGGCAATGGTGATGCCTTTAATGACCGAGTGGTCTCGCAAAATCGGCATCTCCGTTTCGCACTTGCTTCTGCCACTCAGCTACGCCACCATTCTCGGCGGCATGTGTACCTTGATCGGTACCAGCACTACCGTTGTCCTGAACGGAACCTTGCGTGATTACGAGGGCCTGTCGGAAATGGGTATGTATGATATTTCGATCATCGGGATACCGATTATGGTGATCGGTCTGGCCTACCTTCTCCTCGTCAGCAAACGACTTATCCCCGAGCGTAAATCGGCTCATCAGGAAATGAGCAATGCCCGCGAATACTCCGTAGAAATGTTGCTGGAACCGACATCACCTCTCGTCGGCCAGACGATTGAACAGGCCGGACTTCGAAGTCTGCCTGGCATGTACCTGATTGAAATCGAACGGCAGGAGGATGTCATTCCCGCCGTATCGCCTCAGGAACGACTCATGGGGAACGACCGCTTAATCTTCGTTGGAGTGGTCGACTCGGTCATCGACCTGCAAAAGTTCCCCGGTTTAAAAACGGCTGCCGACCAGCAGTTCCGACTCGAAAAAAGACACAATGACCGAGTGCTGATTGAAGCCGTTGTCGCCAATAGTTTTCCGTTTAAGAATCGCACCATCCGCGACTGCCGGTTCCGGTCTTATTACAACGCTGCCGTCATTGCCGTAACCCGGGATGGCCAACGAGTCGATAAAAAAATTGGGGACATCACGCTCGAAAGTGGAGACACTCTGCTCCTCGAAGCCCGTCCCAGCTTTTTAGAAGCTCAACGCAATTCACGCGACTTTTATCTCGTCAGCGAAGTCCAGAACTCTCGCGCCCCGCGCCACGAACGAGCTTGGGCAGCACGAATCATTCTGATTGGAATGATCATCCTGGTCAGCTTCCAGTTCTTTGGCATCGACATGCTGAAAGGCTCCATGCTGGCTGCCTGCGTGATGATCGCCACCCGCTGCTGCCGCGCCAGTGAAGCGAAAGCATCCATCGACTTGAGTGTCCTGCTCACCATTGCCGCGGGTATCGGACTGGGCGAGGCGATGATCTATACCGAAACCCACAATTACCTCGCGGGCAAGTTCGTCTCCGGCATCGACTATATGGGGGACGACTTGCGCAACAATCCCCGATTGGCCCTCGCGATTATGTGCGGTTTAACGATGCTGTTTAATAACATCATCACCGCCAAAGCGGCTGGACTGCTCTGCCTGCCCATCTCCGTCGCCGTCGCGCGGGAACTCGGTGTCGACCCATGGCCGTTTGCCATCGCCGTCATCATCGGCGCTGCCAGCAGTTTCGCCACACCCCACGGTTACCAGACTAACCAGATGATCTACGGCCCCGGCGGCTATAAACTTCGCGACTACATGGTCATCGGCATTCCCCTCAGTCTCATCGTCTGCCTCATCACCACCATCATCACCCCCCTCTGGTGGCCCTTCTAA
- a CDS encoding 3'(2'),5'-bisphosphate nucleotidase, with amino-acid sequence MSGSYTQELEVAQKAVRIAAQVCQAVQQAITTESLAKKDKSPVTVADFASQAVICRELQAAFPDDPVIGEEDSAELKTAEAAPFLENVQKELSQIGIDGSPEDICGWIDRGGSHTYASRFWTLDPIDGTKGFLRGEQYAVSLALIVDGKIDVALLGCPNLYSEPNNQGTKGVLLYAVRGQGAWQVPLSGGEPQQIHCSSAETFSDARLCESVESGHSAHGLSARVADALGIKNDPVRLDSQAKYAVVARGDADIYLRLPTRPGYREKIWDHAGGVLVVEEAGGKVTDVTGKPLEFTYGHQLEENLGVIVTNGKLHEAVVSKVVEARQAEEAQQQ; translated from the coding sequence ATGTCCGGTTCGTACACACAAGAGTTGGAAGTCGCACAGAAAGCAGTGCGGATCGCTGCCCAGGTTTGTCAGGCCGTCCAGCAGGCAATTACCACCGAATCGCTCGCTAAAAAAGACAAAAGCCCTGTGACCGTGGCCGACTTCGCCAGTCAGGCCGTCATCTGCCGTGAATTGCAGGCCGCCTTCCCAGACGACCCCGTCATTGGTGAAGAAGACTCCGCCGAACTCAAAACGGCCGAAGCAGCCCCCTTCCTGGAGAACGTTCAAAAAGAACTGAGCCAGATTGGAATCGATGGCTCGCCTGAAGACATTTGCGGCTGGATTGACCGGGGTGGGTCCCATACCTACGCCTCCCGCTTCTGGACCCTCGACCCGATCGATGGCACGAAAGGATTCCTCCGCGGCGAACAATACGCCGTCTCGCTGGCGCTCATCGTCGATGGAAAAATCGACGTCGCTCTGCTCGGTTGCCCCAATTTGTATTCCGAACCGAACAACCAGGGGACCAAAGGTGTCCTGCTGTATGCCGTTCGTGGTCAGGGAGCCTGGCAAGTCCCCCTGTCCGGTGGCGAACCCCAACAAATTCATTGTAGTTCTGCCGAAACGTTTTCCGACGCCCGCTTGTGCGAGTCTGTTGAATCCGGGCACAGTGCCCATGGGTTATCGGCACGTGTCGCAGACGCGCTAGGGATCAAAAACGACCCGGTCCGACTCGATTCCCAAGCGAAATACGCTGTCGTCGCCCGTGGAGACGCCGATATTTACTTGCGACTTCCAACCCGACCTGGTTACCGGGAGAAAATCTGGGACCATGCCGGCGGAGTGTTGGTCGTGGAAGAAGCAGGTGGGAAGGTCACCGACGTCACTGGTAAACCGCTGGAGTTCACTTATGGGCATCAGCTCGAAGAGAATTTGGGCGTCATCGTCACCAACGGTAAGCTGCACGAGGCGGTGGTCTCGAAAGTAGTTGAAGCCCGTCAGGCCGAAGAAGCTCAACAACAATAG
- a CDS encoding DUF4339 domain-containing protein has product MAEWFVKRDERIVGPLSTEKLKSYAEKGKLRPEDLIGKSKRGPFREAGRLKALFPEEIDSDDFENEEQDFGFPALKNIDVNAGERVFESYGAERAFDENVYDDDDDDYYRSGRRRRPRGSRQKNVDSTINAAATMLIVYSFCGVLLMIVNLAMLLMGKEAANPFGEMNEVVVPDWVYIAQGFSGLILAGISILAGVCMKQRRGWGFVVTMAVVNMLPLINCCCMTGIPVGMWVLIVMLMGDVKKEF; this is encoded by the coding sequence ATGGCAGAGTGGTTTGTCAAACGAGATGAGCGAATTGTCGGTCCGCTCTCCACGGAAAAACTGAAATCGTACGCGGAAAAAGGGAAGCTGCGACCCGAAGATTTAATTGGCAAGTCGAAACGAGGGCCATTCCGCGAGGCTGGTCGGTTGAAGGCGCTGTTTCCTGAAGAGATCGATTCAGATGACTTTGAGAACGAAGAACAAGACTTTGGGTTTCCAGCCCTGAAAAATATCGACGTCAATGCGGGAGAGCGGGTTTTCGAGTCTTATGGGGCAGAACGCGCGTTTGACGAGAATGTTTACGATGACGATGACGACGATTATTACCGTTCCGGACGACGTCGTCGTCCGCGTGGGTCACGCCAGAAAAATGTCGATTCGACGATAAACGCTGCCGCCACGATGTTAATCGTATACAGCTTCTGTGGTGTGCTCTTGATGATCGTGAATCTGGCTATGTTATTGATGGGGAAAGAGGCTGCTAATCCCTTCGGGGAAATGAACGAAGTTGTCGTTCCTGACTGGGTATATATAGCTCAGGGGTTTTCCGGACTGATTCTCGCTGGCATTTCCATTTTGGCGGGCGTCTGCATGAAGCAGCGAAGAGGGTGGGGATTTGTCGTCACCATGGCGGTCGTTAATATGCTTCCACTAATTAATTGCTGTTGTATGACCGGAATTCCGGTTGGCATGTGGGTGCTGATTGTGATGCTCATGGGAGATGTAAAGAAGGAGTTTTGA
- a CDS encoding GspE/PulE family protein, with amino-acid sequence MKSLVPHIKLKSGSISLYAGVITLLGWFLSGTVQAQGSSALLPLPANPESFQRGNGYDEVGSYLSLFCIILILGFFLAWVGSVKWVSKDSGALKVNYPNWNGILLACCAMGLFSFLLIPVPLLGFFGMLLFYAVPMGMYVHERNGRVPASARILTPNHMRKLANRYGSRFGIRFGNKTTSESVMGPPIRFVGSSANNRDENIARARQVENSRGYLAAKELIYDAILRRATDVHMEPKSDEMSIRLRIDGVMYPSEPFDTAQGLALVNIFKVLSAMDITERRRAQDGSFSAELEGRHIDFRVATQGTRYGEKMSLRILDQSNSVNTLKGLGFRKQLLERIEETVTLPHGLMLVCGPTGAGKSTTLYAALNSIDRFQQNIITVEDPIEYKIDNVNQIEINTKSGQTFANSLRSILRQDPDVVMIGEIRDSETGVIACQAANTGHMVFSSVHANDSITALYRMIELGVEPFMISNSISGILAQRLLRRLCPDCKKPYKPKPEILKKLGLPPEKINAFYRPPKPQSEEEICPRCGGLGYFGRIGVFEFLPINDRIRDLLKNKSGMSQIKAEARKNGMLLMREEGLRLVVRGVTSMEELGRVVK; translated from the coding sequence ATGAAATCTTTGGTACCTCACATTAAGCTGAAATCAGGGTCAATAAGTCTTTATGCGGGGGTGATTACCTTGCTTGGTTGGTTTCTTTCGGGGACCGTTCAAGCTCAGGGTTCGTCTGCATTATTGCCACTTCCGGCTAATCCGGAATCATTTCAGCGCGGAAACGGTTACGATGAAGTAGGAAGTTACCTCAGCCTCTTTTGCATTATTCTAATCCTCGGATTCTTCCTTGCATGGGTGGGAAGCGTTAAGTGGGTCAGCAAAGACAGTGGTGCGCTGAAGGTGAACTACCCCAACTGGAATGGGATTTTGCTCGCCTGCTGTGCGATGGGTCTATTTTCGTTCCTGCTGATTCCCGTCCCGCTCCTCGGCTTTTTTGGGATGTTGCTCTTCTATGCTGTTCCGATGGGGATGTACGTCCACGAACGAAATGGACGTGTTCCGGCGAGTGCCCGTATATTAACACCGAACCATATGCGTAAACTGGCAAACCGATATGGGTCGAGGTTTGGAATTCGTTTTGGGAACAAGACGACTTCCGAATCGGTCATGGGCCCTCCCATCCGCTTTGTCGGAAGTAGCGCCAACAATCGGGATGAAAATATTGCCCGCGCCCGCCAGGTGGAAAACTCTCGTGGATATCTGGCGGCGAAAGAACTGATCTATGACGCGATTCTTCGTCGCGCGACAGACGTGCATATGGAACCTAAATCGGACGAGATGTCGATTCGGCTACGTATCGACGGCGTGATGTATCCGAGCGAGCCGTTCGACACGGCGCAGGGACTCGCGTTAGTTAACATCTTCAAAGTTCTTTCGGCCATGGATATTACGGAAAGACGTCGTGCACAGGACGGCAGTTTCAGCGCGGAACTGGAAGGTCGGCATATCGACTTTCGTGTGGCGACGCAGGGAACGCGCTACGGCGAAAAAATGAGTCTGCGTATTCTGGACCAGTCAAACTCGGTTAATACACTGAAAGGACTTGGGTTCCGGAAGCAGCTTCTCGAACGGATCGAAGAGACCGTCACGTTGCCACACGGTTTGATGCTGGTCTGTGGTCCGACAGGTGCCGGTAAGTCGACCACGCTTTATGCCGCGCTCAATTCTATCGACCGCTTCCAGCAGAACATCATCACGGTGGAAGACCCGATCGAGTACAAGATTGATAACGTCAACCAGATCGAAATCAATACGAAGTCGGGGCAGACGTTTGCGAATTCGCTTCGCTCGATTCTACGACAGGACCCGGACGTCGTGATGATCGGTGAGATTCGCGACTCGGAGACAGGTGTCATTGCCTGTCAGGCGGCGAATACGGGGCACATGGTCTTTTCCTCGGTTCACGCCAACGACTCGATCACGGCACTTTATCGTATGATCGAACTGGGGGTCGAACCCTTTATGATCTCCAACTCGATCAGCGGAATTCTGGCTCAGCGACTGTTGCGCCGGTTATGCCCGGACTGTAAAAAACCTTATAAGCCCAAACCCGAAATATTAAAGAAGCTGGGTCTGCCACCAGAAAAAATTAATGCGTTTTACCGACCACCGAAACCGCAGTCGGAGGAGGAAATTTGTCCTCGCTGTGGTGGTCTTGGTTACTTCGGACGAATCGGCGTGTTCGAATTCCTGCCAATTAATGACCGCATCCGGGACCTCCTTAAGAATAAGTCCGGTATGTCGCAGATTAAAGCAGAGGCCCGTAAAAACGGAATGCTGTTGATGCGAGAGGAAGGACTACGGTTGGTCGTCCGGGGCGTAACTTCGATGGAAGAACTCGGCCGCGTCGTGAAATAG
- a CDS encoding CvpA family protein, with the protein MILSILLLVILAAVVWSVASEGPWGATIMFFSVLFSGLLALNFFEPVAATLDSVFPATWAVHPDFFSLLGLFTLFIVLFRVATLYLLPSYVEVHPMVYEGARWVFAGFTGYMAMGFILLSLHTAPMPREFIGFKPENNNFFGVTAPDRQWLGFMQYLSEKNFSRFGEPRIFDGPVKAGVIGVDNTIWPSFPIRYASRRDAYSRNLGVEYVDMGGSESGSGGWNQGDQNKSNDDPGNLRGPGARKGAPAF; encoded by the coding sequence ATGATATTGAGCATTCTACTCTTGGTTATCCTCGCGGCTGTTGTCTGGTCTGTCGCCAGTGAAGGTCCTTGGGGAGCGACCATCATGTTTTTCTCGGTCCTCTTTTCGGGATTGCTGGCGCTCAATTTCTTTGAGCCAGTGGCCGCCACTCTGGATAGCGTTTTTCCTGCTACCTGGGCCGTGCATCCCGACTTTTTCAGTCTGCTCGGTTTGTTCACTCTCTTTATTGTGCTGTTTCGCGTGGCGACTTTGTACCTGCTGCCCAGTTACGTCGAAGTTCACCCCATGGTGTATGAAGGAGCCCGCTGGGTCTTTGCCGGGTTTACTGGTTACATGGCGATGGGGTTCATTCTGCTCAGCCTGCACACGGCTCCCATGCCTCGGGAGTTCATCGGGTTCAAACCTGAAAATAATAACTTCTTTGGGGTGACCGCCCCCGACCGGCAGTGGCTCGGGTTTATGCAGTACCTGTCGGAAAAGAACTTCTCCCGGTTTGGTGAACCTCGCATTTTTGATGGACCTGTAAAAGCGGGCGTGATCGGTGTGGATAACACGATCTGGCCCTCGTTCCCGATTCGTTATGCCTCGCGACGCGATGCTTATTCACGCAATCTGGGTGTGGAGTATGTCGACATGGGAGGCTCCGAGTCTGGCAGTGGTGGTTGGAACCAGGGTGACCAGAATAAGTCCAACGACGACCCCGGCAATCTCCGTGGCCCGGGTGCCAGAAAAGGGGCTCCCGCGTTTTAA
- a CDS encoding NADAR family protein: MAIGFYTTKDEYGEFSNFSAFGIELDGQWYPTSEHYFQAQKFEDAGYCEKIRLAKSPMIAARLGRSRKVRIRGDWEDAKIDVMRTAVRKKFATHAELAKLLLSTGEEELFEVAPGDYFWGCGKDGSGQNWLGQILMEVREELRNEIES, from the coding sequence ATGGCTATCGGATTTTACACTACTAAGGACGAGTACGGTGAATTCTCCAACTTTTCTGCCTTCGGTATAGAACTAGATGGACAGTGGTACCCGACAAGTGAGCATTACTTCCAGGCTCAGAAGTTCGAAGATGCAGGCTACTGCGAGAAGATTCGCTTAGCGAAAAGCCCGATGATCGCTGCGCGTCTAGGAAGGAGCAGAAAGGTCAGGATTCGTGGCGATTGGGAAGATGCCAAAATCGACGTAATGCGAACGGCTGTGCGCAAGAAATTTGCGACCCATGCTGAGCTAGCAAAACTTTTGCTGAGCACGGGCGAGGAAGAGCTGTTTGAAGTTGCACCGGGAGACTACTTCTGGGGCTGCGGCAAGGATGGAAGCGGGCAGAACTGGCTCGGTCAGATACTGATGGAAGTTCGCGAAGAATTACGGAACGAGATAGAAAGTTGA